A DNA window from Arachis duranensis cultivar V14167 chromosome 3, aradu.V14167.gnm2.J7QH, whole genome shotgun sequence contains the following coding sequences:
- the LOC107480653 gene encoding protein STRUBBELIG-RECEPTOR FAMILY 3 isoform X3, with protein MACANLALHFRILIMSVMIFAATFCVGDTDALDVAAINSLYVALGSPPLQGWKPTGGDPCVEQWQGVSCVFSNITALQLGSMNLSGQLGSNLDFRSIIEMDISNNSIGGTIPSTLPSTLKRLSLSENKLNGSIPDALSILTQLTELNLSGNNLSGHLPPSIANLSSLTTLHLQDNQLGGTLFVLEDLPLQNLNIENNLFSGPIPPKLLTIPEFRKDGNPFNTTIIPSPPAAAPSPEAMVPSPSPTPSTEKSPGKAAKSPSTTMKAPTPLITRSSFEVKNMVWWIAGFGILIFIALGICLFMCWYCKRKPRSKNHEEHKDMDVYIDEEKGQGSKLPPLQQAPPHPLPIISGENFISPAKSTKVIEGGKQIITSSIRVYSVALLQQYTDSFSQENYIGEGTLGPVYKGELPDGKLLAVRKLNASMVQNHEQFLQLVFSISKIQHPNIVKLLGYCAEHSQRLLVYEYCSNGTLHDALHTDDNTRVKLSWNERIQVSLGAARALQYLHENFQPPVVQRNFRSSNIHLNDKMEVCVSDCGLGSLLSSEQVVTAQGYDAPEFESGSYTEKSDVFSFGVVMLELLTGRKAFDRWRPRGEQSVVRWAVPQLHDIDALSEMVDPSLNGSYPPPPMKSLSRFADVISSCLQHEPEFRPAMSEIVQDLLRITSSLG; from the exons atggCTTGTGCAAATTTGGCATTGCATTTTCGAATTCTCATCATGTCAGTGATGATTTTTGCAGCTACTTTCTGTGTTGGAGACACTGACGCCCTTGATG TTGCAGCAATCAATAGCTTATATGTAGCACTAGGATCACCTCCCCTTCAAGGGTGGAAACCTACAGGAGGAGATCCATGTGTGGAACAGTGGCAAGGTGTCAGCTGTGTCTTCTCCAATATAACTGCTTT ACAACTTGGAAGCATGAATTTGAGTGGACAGCTTGGAAGTAATTTGGATTTTCGATCCATCATAGAAAT GGATATTAGCAACAACAGCATTGGAGGGACCATTCCATCCACTCTGCCATCTACTCTGAAGAGATT GTCTCTTTCGGAGAATAAGTTAAATGGAAGCATTCCAGATGCCTTATCCATATTAACTCAACTAACAGAATT GAATCTGTCAGGGAACAACTTGAGTGGTCACCTACCTCCCTCGATTGCGAATTTATCATCTCTTACTACATT ACACTTGCAGGACAATCAACTTGGTGGAACCCTTTTTGTTTTGGAGGACCTCCCTCTTCAGAATCT GAATATAGAGAACAATCTATTCTCTGGGCCGATTCCTCCAAAGTTGTTGACTATTCCTGAATTCAG AAAAGATGGGAATCCCTTTAATACTACTATTATTCCCTCACCTCCAGCTGCAGCTCCTTCACCTGAAGCCATGGTTCCTTCTCCTTCCCCTACTCCTTCCACTGAAAAGTCACCTGGTAAAGCGGCAAAAAGTCCCTCAACGACCATGAAAGCTCCAACACCTTTGATCACTAGGAGTTCCTTTGAAGTTAAGAACATGGTTTGGTGGATTGCTGGTTTTGGGATCTTAATATTTATTGCGTTAGGAATTTGCCTTTTTATGTGCTGGTACTGTAAGAGAAAACCAAGGAGCAAGAATCATGAGGAACATAAAGACATGGATGTTTATATTGATGAAGAGAAAG GACAGGGCTCAAAACTTCCACCGCTGCAGCAAGCACCGCCACATCCTCTCCCAATAATTTCTGGAGAGAATTTCATCAGTCCAGCTAAATCCACCAAAGTAATTGAAGGTGGAAAACAAATTATAACTAGTTCCATCAGGGTTTATTCTGTTGCATTGCTTCAGCAGTATACAGATAGTTTTTCACAAGAAAATTATATAGGAGAAGGCACACTTGGCCCTGTTTATAAGGGTGAGCTCCCTGATGGAAAG TTGCTGGCTGTGAGGAAGCTGAATGCTTCCATGGTGCAAAATCATGAGCAGTTTCTTCAATTAGTATTCAGTATCTCCAAAATTCAACATCCTAACATTGTAAAACTTTTAGGCTACTGCGCGGAGCATAGCCAACGACTACTTGTGTATGAGTATTGCAGCAATGGAACCCTTCATGATGCATTGCATACTGATGATAACACTCGTGTTAAACTTTCATGGAACGAAAGAATCCAGGTGTCACTCGGAGCTGCTAGAGCTTTACA GTATCTGCATGAGAACTTCCAGCCACCTGTTGTGCAGCGAAATTTTCGATCTTCTAACATTCACCTGAATGACAAGATGGAAGTGTGTGTCTCTGACTGTGGATTAGGTTCTTTGCTATCTTCAGAGCAGGTCGTGACGGCTCAGGGCTATGATGCTCCAGAGTTTGAATCAGGGAGTTATACAGAAAAGAGTGATGTATTCAGTTTTGGAGTTGTGATGCTAGAACTCCTAACCGGGCGAAAAGCCTTTGACAG GTGGCGGCCTCGGGGAGAGCAATCTGTGGTGAGATGGGCAGTGCCTCAGCTGCATGACATTGATGCATTGTCTGAAATGGTAGATCCCTCCTTGAATGGAAGCTACCCTCCTCCTCCTATGAAATCCTTGTCACGTTTTGCTGATGTTATTTCTTCATGTTTACAG CATGAACCTGAATTCCGACCAGCAATGTCTGAAATCGTTCAGGATCTCTTGCGAATCACGTCAAGTCTTGGATGA
- the LOC107480653 gene encoding protein STRUBBELIG-RECEPTOR FAMILY 3 isoform X1 codes for MACANLALHFRILIMSVMIFAATFCVGDTDALDVAAINSLYVALGSPPLQGWKPTGGDPCVEQWQGVSCVFSNITALQLGSMNLSGQLGSNLDFRSIIEMDISNNSIGGTIPSTLPSTLKRLSLSENKLNGSIPDALSILTQLTELSLNNNHLTGQIPDVFLQFTSLTNMNLSGNNLSGHLPPSIANLSSLTTLHLQDNQLGGTLFVLEDLPLQNLNIENNLFSGPIPPKLLTIPEFRKDGNPFNTTIIPSPPAAAPSPEAMVPSPSPTPSTEKSPGKAAKSPSTTMKAPTPLITRSSFEVKNMVWWIAGFGILIFIALGICLFMCWYCKRKPRSKNHEEHKDMDVYIDEEKGQGSKLPPLQQAPPHPLPIISGENFISPAKSTKVIEGGKQIITSSIRVYSVALLQQYTDSFSQENYIGEGTLGPVYKGELPDGKLLAVRKLNASMVQNHEQFLQLVFSISKIQHPNIVKLLGYCAEHSQRLLVYEYCSNGTLHDALHTDDNTRVKLSWNERIQVSLGAARALQYLHENFQPPVVQRNFRSSNIHLNDKMEVCVSDCGLGSLLSSEQVVTAQGYDAPEFESGSYTEKSDVFSFGVVMLELLTGRKAFDRWRPRGEQSVVRWAVPQLHDIDALSEMVDPSLNGSYPPPPMKSLSRFADVISSCLQHEPEFRPAMSEIVQDLLRITSSLG; via the exons atggCTTGTGCAAATTTGGCATTGCATTTTCGAATTCTCATCATGTCAGTGATGATTTTTGCAGCTACTTTCTGTGTTGGAGACACTGACGCCCTTGATG TTGCAGCAATCAATAGCTTATATGTAGCACTAGGATCACCTCCCCTTCAAGGGTGGAAACCTACAGGAGGAGATCCATGTGTGGAACAGTGGCAAGGTGTCAGCTGTGTCTTCTCCAATATAACTGCTTT ACAACTTGGAAGCATGAATTTGAGTGGACAGCTTGGAAGTAATTTGGATTTTCGATCCATCATAGAAAT GGATATTAGCAACAACAGCATTGGAGGGACCATTCCATCCACTCTGCCATCTACTCTGAAGAGATT GTCTCTTTCGGAGAATAAGTTAAATGGAAGCATTCCAGATGCCTTATCCATATTAACTCAACTAACAGAATT GTCATTAAACAATAACCATCTAACTGGACAAATCCCAGATGTGTTTCTACAATTCACCAGTTTGACAAATAT GAATCTGTCAGGGAACAACTTGAGTGGTCACCTACCTCCCTCGATTGCGAATTTATCATCTCTTACTACATT ACACTTGCAGGACAATCAACTTGGTGGAACCCTTTTTGTTTTGGAGGACCTCCCTCTTCAGAATCT GAATATAGAGAACAATCTATTCTCTGGGCCGATTCCTCCAAAGTTGTTGACTATTCCTGAATTCAG AAAAGATGGGAATCCCTTTAATACTACTATTATTCCCTCACCTCCAGCTGCAGCTCCTTCACCTGAAGCCATGGTTCCTTCTCCTTCCCCTACTCCTTCCACTGAAAAGTCACCTGGTAAAGCGGCAAAAAGTCCCTCAACGACCATGAAAGCTCCAACACCTTTGATCACTAGGAGTTCCTTTGAAGTTAAGAACATGGTTTGGTGGATTGCTGGTTTTGGGATCTTAATATTTATTGCGTTAGGAATTTGCCTTTTTATGTGCTGGTACTGTAAGAGAAAACCAAGGAGCAAGAATCATGAGGAACATAAAGACATGGATGTTTATATTGATGAAGAGAAAG GACAGGGCTCAAAACTTCCACCGCTGCAGCAAGCACCGCCACATCCTCTCCCAATAATTTCTGGAGAGAATTTCATCAGTCCAGCTAAATCCACCAAAGTAATTGAAGGTGGAAAACAAATTATAACTAGTTCCATCAGGGTTTATTCTGTTGCATTGCTTCAGCAGTATACAGATAGTTTTTCACAAGAAAATTATATAGGAGAAGGCACACTTGGCCCTGTTTATAAGGGTGAGCTCCCTGATGGAAAG TTGCTGGCTGTGAGGAAGCTGAATGCTTCCATGGTGCAAAATCATGAGCAGTTTCTTCAATTAGTATTCAGTATCTCCAAAATTCAACATCCTAACATTGTAAAACTTTTAGGCTACTGCGCGGAGCATAGCCAACGACTACTTGTGTATGAGTATTGCAGCAATGGAACCCTTCATGATGCATTGCATACTGATGATAACACTCGTGTTAAACTTTCATGGAACGAAAGAATCCAGGTGTCACTCGGAGCTGCTAGAGCTTTACA GTATCTGCATGAGAACTTCCAGCCACCTGTTGTGCAGCGAAATTTTCGATCTTCTAACATTCACCTGAATGACAAGATGGAAGTGTGTGTCTCTGACTGTGGATTAGGTTCTTTGCTATCTTCAGAGCAGGTCGTGACGGCTCAGGGCTATGATGCTCCAGAGTTTGAATCAGGGAGTTATACAGAAAAGAGTGATGTATTCAGTTTTGGAGTTGTGATGCTAGAACTCCTAACCGGGCGAAAAGCCTTTGACAG GTGGCGGCCTCGGGGAGAGCAATCTGTGGTGAGATGGGCAGTGCCTCAGCTGCATGACATTGATGCATTGTCTGAAATGGTAGATCCCTCCTTGAATGGAAGCTACCCTCCTCCTCCTATGAAATCCTTGTCACGTTTTGCTGATGTTATTTCTTCATGTTTACAG CATGAACCTGAATTCCGACCAGCAATGTCTGAAATCGTTCAGGATCTCTTGCGAATCACGTCAAGTCTTGGATGA
- the LOC107480653 gene encoding protein STRUBBELIG-RECEPTOR FAMILY 3 isoform X2, which yields MACANLALHFRILIMSVMIFAATFCVGDTDALDAINSLYVALGSPPLQGWKPTGGDPCVEQWQGVSCVFSNITALQLGSMNLSGQLGSNLDFRSIIEMDISNNSIGGTIPSTLPSTLKRLSLSENKLNGSIPDALSILTQLTELSLNNNHLTGQIPDVFLQFTSLTNMNLSGNNLSGHLPPSIANLSSLTTLHLQDNQLGGTLFVLEDLPLQNLNIENNLFSGPIPPKLLTIPEFRKDGNPFNTTIIPSPPAAAPSPEAMVPSPSPTPSTEKSPGKAAKSPSTTMKAPTPLITRSSFEVKNMVWWIAGFGILIFIALGICLFMCWYCKRKPRSKNHEEHKDMDVYIDEEKGQGSKLPPLQQAPPHPLPIISGENFISPAKSTKVIEGGKQIITSSIRVYSVALLQQYTDSFSQENYIGEGTLGPVYKGELPDGKLLAVRKLNASMVQNHEQFLQLVFSISKIQHPNIVKLLGYCAEHSQRLLVYEYCSNGTLHDALHTDDNTRVKLSWNERIQVSLGAARALQYLHENFQPPVVQRNFRSSNIHLNDKMEVCVSDCGLGSLLSSEQVVTAQGYDAPEFESGSYTEKSDVFSFGVVMLELLTGRKAFDRWRPRGEQSVVRWAVPQLHDIDALSEMVDPSLNGSYPPPPMKSLSRFADVISSCLQHEPEFRPAMSEIVQDLLRITSSLG from the exons atggCTTGTGCAAATTTGGCATTGCATTTTCGAATTCTCATCATGTCAGTGATGATTTTTGCAGCTACTTTCTGTGTTGGAGACACTGACGCCCTTGATG CAATCAATAGCTTATATGTAGCACTAGGATCACCTCCCCTTCAAGGGTGGAAACCTACAGGAGGAGATCCATGTGTGGAACAGTGGCAAGGTGTCAGCTGTGTCTTCTCCAATATAACTGCTTT ACAACTTGGAAGCATGAATTTGAGTGGACAGCTTGGAAGTAATTTGGATTTTCGATCCATCATAGAAAT GGATATTAGCAACAACAGCATTGGAGGGACCATTCCATCCACTCTGCCATCTACTCTGAAGAGATT GTCTCTTTCGGAGAATAAGTTAAATGGAAGCATTCCAGATGCCTTATCCATATTAACTCAACTAACAGAATT GTCATTAAACAATAACCATCTAACTGGACAAATCCCAGATGTGTTTCTACAATTCACCAGTTTGACAAATAT GAATCTGTCAGGGAACAACTTGAGTGGTCACCTACCTCCCTCGATTGCGAATTTATCATCTCTTACTACATT ACACTTGCAGGACAATCAACTTGGTGGAACCCTTTTTGTTTTGGAGGACCTCCCTCTTCAGAATCT GAATATAGAGAACAATCTATTCTCTGGGCCGATTCCTCCAAAGTTGTTGACTATTCCTGAATTCAG AAAAGATGGGAATCCCTTTAATACTACTATTATTCCCTCACCTCCAGCTGCAGCTCCTTCACCTGAAGCCATGGTTCCTTCTCCTTCCCCTACTCCTTCCACTGAAAAGTCACCTGGTAAAGCGGCAAAAAGTCCCTCAACGACCATGAAAGCTCCAACACCTTTGATCACTAGGAGTTCCTTTGAAGTTAAGAACATGGTTTGGTGGATTGCTGGTTTTGGGATCTTAATATTTATTGCGTTAGGAATTTGCCTTTTTATGTGCTGGTACTGTAAGAGAAAACCAAGGAGCAAGAATCATGAGGAACATAAAGACATGGATGTTTATATTGATGAAGAGAAAG GACAGGGCTCAAAACTTCCACCGCTGCAGCAAGCACCGCCACATCCTCTCCCAATAATTTCTGGAGAGAATTTCATCAGTCCAGCTAAATCCACCAAAGTAATTGAAGGTGGAAAACAAATTATAACTAGTTCCATCAGGGTTTATTCTGTTGCATTGCTTCAGCAGTATACAGATAGTTTTTCACAAGAAAATTATATAGGAGAAGGCACACTTGGCCCTGTTTATAAGGGTGAGCTCCCTGATGGAAAG TTGCTGGCTGTGAGGAAGCTGAATGCTTCCATGGTGCAAAATCATGAGCAGTTTCTTCAATTAGTATTCAGTATCTCCAAAATTCAACATCCTAACATTGTAAAACTTTTAGGCTACTGCGCGGAGCATAGCCAACGACTACTTGTGTATGAGTATTGCAGCAATGGAACCCTTCATGATGCATTGCATACTGATGATAACACTCGTGTTAAACTTTCATGGAACGAAAGAATCCAGGTGTCACTCGGAGCTGCTAGAGCTTTACA GTATCTGCATGAGAACTTCCAGCCACCTGTTGTGCAGCGAAATTTTCGATCTTCTAACATTCACCTGAATGACAAGATGGAAGTGTGTGTCTCTGACTGTGGATTAGGTTCTTTGCTATCTTCAGAGCAGGTCGTGACGGCTCAGGGCTATGATGCTCCAGAGTTTGAATCAGGGAGTTATACAGAAAAGAGTGATGTATTCAGTTTTGGAGTTGTGATGCTAGAACTCCTAACCGGGCGAAAAGCCTTTGACAG GTGGCGGCCTCGGGGAGAGCAATCTGTGGTGAGATGGGCAGTGCCTCAGCTGCATGACATTGATGCATTGTCTGAAATGGTAGATCCCTCCTTGAATGGAAGCTACCCTCCTCCTCCTATGAAATCCTTGTCACGTTTTGCTGATGTTATTTCTTCATGTTTACAG CATGAACCTGAATTCCGACCAGCAATGTCTGAAATCGTTCAGGATCTCTTGCGAATCACGTCAAGTCTTGGATGA